From Rattus rattus isolate New Zealand chromosome 17, Rrattus_CSIRO_v1, whole genome shotgun sequence, the proteins below share one genomic window:
- the Lsm6 gene encoding U6 snRNA-associated Sm-like protein LSm6: MSLRKQTPSDFLKQIIGRPVVVKLNSGVDYRGVLACLDGYMNIALEQTEEYVNGQLKNKYGDAFIRGNNVLYISTQKRRM, encoded by the exons ATGAGTCTGCGGAAGCAAACCCCTAGTGACTTCTTAAAGCAGATCATCGGGCGCCCAGTTGTGGTGAAATTAAACTCTGGCGTGGATTACCGAG GGGTCCTGGCCTGCCTGGATGGCTACATGAATATAGCATTGGAACAGACAGAGGAGTATGTAAACGGACAGCTGAAGAATAAGTATGGAGACGCGTTCATCCGCGGAAACAATG TGCTGTACATAAGTACACAGAAGAGGCGGATGTGA